From the genome of Nisaea sediminum:
CACGCGGCGGCGATCCTGTTCGGACTGTTCGCTCTGGTGCTCGTGGCGCGCAATCCGGGCGCCTCGCGCTGGCTGACAATCTTCGGCGGTCTCGCCCTTCTGACCAGCGCCGGCATCGGCCTCTACCACGTCGGGGTGGAGCAGCTCTGGTGGGAAGGCACAGCGGAATGCGGTGCAACCGGAACGCCGGACAGTCTCGAAGCGCTGAAACAGCAGCTGATGGCGCAGCCCGTCGTGCGCTGCACAGACATCGCCTGGGAAATGTTCGGGATCTCGATGGCCGGCTACAATTTCCTGCTCTCGGCCGCCGCGGGGCTCCTCGCCATCGCGCTCAGCCTCCCGCGCCGCCGATGAGCCCGCAGCGAGAAACGGAGCGCCGCTCCTGGGTCGAGATTCTTCTCG
Proteins encoded in this window:
- a CDS encoding disulfide bond formation protein B; the protein is MLTGSVTTMLEERPAWLVPAAVSLFSATMLGGAFAFQYLGGLAPCVLCLYQRWPHAAAILFGLFALVLVARNPGASRWLTIFGGLALLTSAGIGLYHVGVEQLWWEGTAECGATGTPDSLEALKQQLMAQPVVRCTDIAWEMFGISMAGYNFLLSAAAGLLAIALSLPRRR